The sequence CCATTGTTATGGTAGTTGTGGGGATATGGGGTTAGCTAAGaaggtgtttgatgaaatgtcGCATAGAGATTTGGTGTCGTGGAATTCGATTATGGATGGGTATGCTACTCTTGGTGAGTTGGGTATTGCTCATGGATTGTTTGAGGTAATGCCTGAGAGAAATGTGGTTTCTTGGAACATCTTGATTAGTGGGTACTTGAAGGGTAATAATCCTGGTTGCGTGTTGATGCTGTTTAGGAAAATGATGAATGATGGGATGAGAGGTAACGATTCGACTATAGTCAGCGTGCTTAGTGCTTGTGGTAGGTCAGCTAGATTGAGGGAAGGACGTTCAGTTCATGGGTTTATTGTTAAGAAGTTTTCGAGTATGAATGTAATTCATGAGACTACATTGATAGATATGTATAATAGATGCCATAAAGTTGAAATGGCACGGAGAATTTTTGATAAAGTGGTAAGGAGGAATTTGGGTTGCTGGAATGCAATGATATTGGGGCATTGCCTTCATGGGAATCCAGATGATGGACTTGAGTTATTTAAAGATATGGTTGATCGGGCAGGGTTGGGGAAACGTGACTCTGTCCATCCAGATGAAGTTACTTTCATAGGGGTGCTGTGTGCTTGTGCTCGAGCTGGACTGTTGACTGAGGGAAAGAATTTTTTCAGTCAAATGATTTACAACCACGGTCTAAAGCCAAATTTTGCACATTTTTGGTGTATGGCTAATCTTTATGCTCGTGCTGGACTAATTCAAGAGGCAGAGGATATATTAAGAACCAcacaggaggaggaggaggaggaggaggatatgCCATTAGAATCCTTGGTATGGGCTAATTTGCTCAATTCATGTCGTTTCCAAGGAAATGTGGCTTTGGGGGAAAGAATTGCGAACTCATTGATAGATATGGAACCTTGGAATTTTTTGCATTACCGGCTGCTACTGAATGTTTATGCTGTGGGAGGTCGATGGGATGATGTTGCTATGGTAAAAGACCTGGTGAAAACAAAGATGAAGGGCAGAACGCCAGGATGTAATCTTGTGGACTTGAAAGAAATTGTTCACAACTACGAAGTTGGACGCCTTGTGCCAGAGAGGATTGGTGAACTCAACACAGTTGATGAAATGGCCGTGAGACCCGGTCTATGAATTGCTTGTTCAGATCAGCATCCACTAAACAAGACACCGGCTGGGAGGAGGAAAGGTACTGCATCTGCTACACATTCATGGAGTAGGTTCTAATAGAACAAGATGACAGGTGGATTGCTTGAAGAGAGTGAGAGCTTAGCTGAGCAAGGAAGTGCTtgccaaatatttattttgcagGGTCAGTTCTTTATACAGgatgaaatgatattttctctTGCTTTGAGTGGTGAGAGATGCCAACTCTGGTCTTTAACTCTAGAAGACAGTGAGCTATGGCTAACAAGTTGAATGAGAGGTATTATGCGGTTATgccattatttttgttatgagatgtgcatcatcatattttgcagcattaacaaaaaatttatgaaactgttattttagaaaaaatttcgTAACAAACATCTCTATTGTATGACACAAGCCTCGATCAAAAGCAAGGCAAGCCAACTTGCTGCGCTCAAATCAGCCTTTGCCCACCCTGCAATATCCCCACGAATTTATCACAAACAAGAGCATGGGATTGTTCATGAATACAGTTTATTCAATCTCTTTCAACAGAGCACAGATACATCCTATGATTTGCCTACTCTATTTTGAGTAAAACCAAGGCATCTCAATTTACATGTTACTGGAAAAAGATGTAAGAGAGCCTATCTCACatgaaataattacaaaaacatagaataatatagaaaattaaGAACTCATACTCAACTATCTAAGTTTGGACATTGCAGTCtaattgtatttttgaaaaacaaattagcttcaaatcaattattttttatatttttgtaatgttttaatatgttgatattaaaaataaatttaaacaaatataaaaatatattattttattgtatttccaaacaaaaagtattttaaaaaacaattcttatcATAGTTTCAAACATACCCTAATTTAATCTGACATACACCTCAAAAGATAAGCTACAGTATGGTCAAAATACTATATGTACACATCATTATTCATCTTCTCACATTTAATTGTGGACTTGTTGTttaaaattttgctttttttttttaatttgattctcaaattttttttttttgtatgattgCATTTATTTTTAGCCAAGTTTAAGAacaattgaattgaattcattgacaaagaataaaattgaaagataaaggaCCGAAGTAAAAAAAAGCATCGCAAATAGGTGGTTGTTTCAAAATTCAtacaaaaagtttaatttagttcttaaaCTTTACAAATTACACATATTTagtcctcaatatttttttcaattcacttttagtataaaaaattatttttttattttttagtctctAGTTTGAGAGGGAAAGGCAAAGATTATTGAATTtcagtgacaaaaaaaaaaatcggtgtTAACACCAGTTCTAgccattaaaataattgattttggtgttaaaagattttatttgatgaaaagagTTCcacttatgtgtttttttaccttaaaactGCCTAAAATTTTATTGCTAAGCTcgggaagatttttttttttttttggttaattttggttttgtgtggtttatttttgttttttaaggccacttatggattatttttttttaagatgtttatGTCCTTTTCCGTGTGTTTTAGgtcaaaaataagtttttggataaaaaaaacagaccCTATTTTTTCAACCACCACAATGGCTAGAATATAAAGAATATCAGACAACGCGTCGtctgaaatatatttttttaaattattgaggcGAATAACATGTCAGCTATCccgattatattttttaaaaaaataataagtcatTCCCAAATAGACCAAGCCAGCAACAtgtaacttcttcttttttcttttgtttttttgtgattctacctttttaaaaaaatataagttttttttaaatattttcttaatttatatttaagttaTACCCCTTCTCttgaattctttattttttgtatttaacttttttttttttaaatagtggctgtttttttaattattttgtatatatttcatttttgaagagatttttttaattcatctataatttttttatatgttttatataattaaactttattttttaaaataataataataataaatgttttatataattaaactttattttttaaaataataataataataataaattatttttggatagTATTTTTAACAGGTGCAATcttacaagatattttttttctttgattttattcaatcaattttataaatgtatCTATTTCTACTATcatttgattaaagaaaaaaaattattttaataaatagagtAACCGAAAACAATAGATTAAATGAACTAtattatgagattaaatatcttaatttatatccATTTCTTAACTTTTCCAtatacttgattaattattgttaatgacttcttcttcttcttgtttcatttattcttttttttttttatttcttgacatggatgtttctcaatttatttaattagatatttttattaattttttatttatatttaatattttttatgtaaagaaaatttgataattGCATAAATTTTCAAGCtatacttaatatttttatgtaaaaacgcatgtaaacaaaaaaacctacatgtttaatttttttattgaaaaaaaaaagaaggcggCACGTAAGAGAACACGGTCAAAGTACACCTCCCTTGCATAGCTAGTTATTCTTTGAAACATGTTACACGCATCGCATAGGTGGAAAAATAGCACCAGATCGAAGTCCTCTGCTTGTGGGCAAACGTTATTTGTTGCAGACCCAAGGGAGGCATTCGAGCAAGTCCACGACACGACAAAATAAAATTCCCAACAATAGATCTTGACACAGCGGTTAAAGGgacttgtttcttttctctgcATCTTAACAATACACACTTGAGATCTTGAcacagcggttgaagggacttgttctttttttctgcaTCTTAGGTTCAAACCttaccgtgcacgcctgtcatctccgcagtgccttacatgtttactggtttgcaggatgttcagtgaggcGTGGGATTAGTCGTAGTGCGTGCAAGCTGACCCAGACACtcacattaacaaaaaaaaaaaaaatcccaacaatACAAAACGACCTGAGGAGACAACTTATGGGCACCGCTAAAGCAATTGAGGAGCAGGAACTTGCAAGGTAATAAAGCAAAACGCTACCTAATTCAATTCATGCTTTTCAGGTTTCAGGCAGATCAAGTAACAAAGAGACAACAAGAATATATGATTATGTTCAAGAAACAAACTTGGCAGGAACACAGAGGGAAAACAGATATAATAGATAAGGATCACTGCAAGTCTgcaacaaataacatttgcCCACAAGCAGAGGATTGATTGCAGGAAACTACTACCAATCCCCTCCCCAGAATACAAAGTATTATTTACAGTCAATGTGCTCACAGGTTCACAATAAAGCCATAGAAACATAAAGTCTTGTCTACGCTAAGATAACCCACAACATTCATTTGGCATTAGAACAACATTCCTTCAATGAAACCATCAGACACACTTCATTCAAATGCCCACTGGTTCTCACGACGaacttcctcctcctcctcaggTGTAAAGTCATTCTTGATGTTAAAGGTCTTCCTGATTTCCTCTGGAGTCTTTCCCTTGATCATGTCTGCAACAGTCTGGCAAGTCAGGTCCAGCAAGCCCTTGATGTTCAGATAGTTGGCCGCCTGCAGAACACAATTGAATGACAAAGTTACTGATTAGCCTTAATTCCCCACACAACCTGAGCCATTTTGAGAGAGGGCATTTCATTTTTGCATCAAATGAAAAAGCCACAATCAACTGGGTATAAGAGTGAAAACATTACTGTCAGATTCAACAGCCGTACCTATCATGTAAGCCAGAAAACAGAATATAAGACAATATAATGATTCTGTAcagataattttattgattgaagCAGCCTactctatttttattcaaagaaGAATCAGTTCCTTGCAATGCGAGCTACTATTCGAGTAAAATTAGAAACTTCTACCACattgaaaataaacaagaaGAACAAAGGATTTCCCAAACTATACAACTTATTCCATTAAATTCAATATCTCTGCCTATGTCACTATACCTCCTGTAATGGCATTTTATTACATAATCCAACACTGAAAGAATCCCTTGTGAGGACACCCCTAAATCATAAGTAGTGTTAAATACACAATCTCAGCACCTAAAATTATTCAACAATcaagaaagaacaaaatatcAACGCGGACATCATTAACAATGAACCcccattttaaaaatcaataacctAAATTAACACCTTAAATAAAATCACCGAGTACCAAAAAGGTTCAGACATGATTTTGCTCCAACAATTACTACCTCCTATCCAACATAAACAGCACCACTCAATTAGCATACAGTACTTATTCCAGTAAACCAAATATAACTGCTTATGTCGCTCTCTCTCCCATCCAATTGCATCCGATACACTATTTAACCTGAACTCCAAAACATCCATAAgatcccaaaaacaaaaacaaaagcaacaacATATTTTCACATCCAAGGCCTTTGAGCAAAAACAGAGCTTCATGAATTAGCTCCTAAAAGCTCACACTAGATTCTAGGAATGGCGATTTCACCCGAAACCCATGGATTCTAACCTAAACTGTCTCAATTCAGTAGGATATTTTATGGATAATTCAGGTTAAAGTTGGGTTAAGGTATGGATAGTAAGGACAGCCTCGGGCATGGATGCTGTTCTACCCAACCTAAAAACCCCACCcagaattttttgaaagattaatgaCCACTGACCACACTAGTGACCGTCaggccataaataaaaaagcctaCCAAACCAAACCCACTCTTTCCCATTAgaacatataaaaatacaagagGTTAATATCAGTCATTCAAAATCGTGAATCCTAACCCTAACAATCCAATTGAATAGATAAGTACAGCAGTTACTGCAATAGAGTGCAATAGCTCATCATCATCCTATATTACTTTGAAACCACAAATGGTAAAAAGGGAAGCAGAGAAAAAGCCATGAACAAGAGCCATGGAAGAGGATCCTCATGCCTTAATGACAATTGAGTGAATGGGAGAGTAGGATGATTAATGATGCGACTTGAACCTCCTGGTTCTTCGATGAGTGAATGGGAATAGGATGATTTCCCCACAATGTTGTACCTTACTACTGTCAGTTGTTAATCTCTGTATCAATCAAATATGTATTTGTTGGAATACTTGTTGGGTTATAATATCGGTGGCCATTGATTATTTCTGTTTTTCCAAATTTCCTTGGAGGCCAATTATATTTCAATTGGCTGTTTTCAGTAAAGAATTCATCTTTTATTCAGTGATGACCATCTCTTCAGGATATGGTTTTTTTGGATATGATGTTGGGGGTCTCAGTTGA is a genomic window of Populus alba chromosome 5, ASM523922v2, whole genome shotgun sequence containing:
- the LOC118029880 gene encoding LOW QUALITY PROTEIN: pentatricopeptide repeat-containing protein At3g51320 (The sequence of the model RefSeq protein was modified relative to this genomic sequence to represent the inferred CDS: inserted 2 bases in 1 codon) → MARISTRDIFKFRHAILTHYPYLPTPKQITLLSPSSSYYASIKDTPITSYNNPRFELLYSTLNPFHLYQIQAQLITCGLFSLWSPRLLKHFADFGDIDYTIFIFKFIASPGTFVVNNVVKAYSLSSEPNKALVFYFEMLKSGFCPNSYTFVSLFGCCAKVGCAKLGKKCHGQAVKNGVDRILPVENSLIHCYGSCGDMGLAKKVFDEMSHRDLVSWNSIMDGYATLGELGIAHGLFEVMPERNVVSWNILISGYLKGNNPGCVLMLFRKMMNDGMRGNDSTIVSVLSACGRSARLREGRSVHGFIVKKFSSMNVIHETTLIDMYNRCHKVEMARRIFDKVVRRNLGCWNAMILGHCLHGNPDDGLELFKDMVDRAGLGKRDSVHPDEVTFIGVLCACARAGLLTEGKNFFSQMIYNHGLKPNFAHFWCMANLYARAGLIQEAEDILRTTQEEEEEEEDMPLESLVWANLLNSCRFQGNVALGERIANSLIDMEPWNFLHYRLLLNVYAVGGRWDDVAMVKDLVKTKMKGRTPGCNLVDLKEIVHNYEVGRLVPERIGELNXQLMKWP